A genomic segment from Streptomyces sp. NBC_01233 encodes:
- a CDS encoding VOC family protein: MNWTLEVVPVPVSDMDRAKAFYAEKIGFKIDLDDEVAPGVRIIQMTPPGSRCSIAMLQGMPAAPGTKVMAPGTLHGLQLCVVDIEAAHKDLTDRGVEVSPVRHVGATGWENGKGGTWNSFLTFNDPDGNGWVVQEAPSELAER, encoded by the coding sequence ATGAACTGGACACTTGAAGTCGTCCCCGTCCCCGTCAGCGATATGGATCGCGCGAAGGCCTTCTACGCCGAAAAGATCGGCTTCAAGATCGACCTCGACGACGAAGTCGCCCCAGGAGTGCGCATCATCCAGATGACACCGCCCGGCTCGCGCTGCTCCATCGCCATGCTTCAGGGAATGCCGGCAGCTCCCGGCACCAAAGTCATGGCACCCGGCACACTGCACGGCCTTCAACTGTGCGTCGTCGACATCGAAGCAGCACACAAGGACCTGACGGACCGAGGAGTCGAGGTATCCCCCGTCCGCCACGTCGGCGCGACCGGCTGGGAAAACGGCAAGGGTGGGACCTGGAACTCCTTCCTCACCTTCAACGACCCCGACGGGAACGGCTGGGTGGTCCAGGAAGCCCCCTCCGAACTCGCCGAACGCTGA
- a CDS encoding NmrA/HSCARG family protein, translating to MLNVVVTGATGAQGGATARALLAAGHQVLAVTRDPDAPAADALRSLGADVRRADFDDRTSLDAALEGADSLFAVTTPFGADIATETRQGKTLVDAAAAAGLGHVVLTSAAHADRGTGVPHYESKHLVERHLREAGLPWTVIAPAAFMDNYASGWILEGLLRDTFAWPMPADRPLTLIPATDIGAFAALVLQRRDEFAGRRIDIASDERTPAEMAKILADAIGRPIGHQEVPLAYVRTRSEDLAAMFEYFTTSGLDVDVAGLRRDHPEVGWHSFTDWAVDQDWSTLLAGADAT from the coding sequence ATGCTCAACGTTGTCGTCACCGGAGCCACCGGGGCCCAGGGCGGGGCAACCGCTCGCGCCCTGCTCGCCGCCGGCCACCAGGTGCTTGCCGTCACCCGTGATCCCGATGCGCCCGCGGCTGACGCCCTGCGCAGCCTCGGAGCCGATGTCCGCCGCGCCGACTTCGACGACCGTACGTCCCTTGACGCGGCCCTCGAAGGAGCGGATTCGCTCTTCGCGGTCACGACTCCCTTCGGCGCCGACATCGCCACCGAGACCCGGCAGGGCAAGACCCTCGTCGACGCCGCGGCAGCCGCCGGCCTCGGCCACGTCGTGCTCACCTCTGCCGCGCACGCCGACCGCGGCACCGGTGTCCCGCACTACGAGAGCAAGCATCTGGTCGAGCGGCACCTTCGTGAGGCCGGATTGCCTTGGACGGTGATCGCCCCGGCCGCGTTCATGGACAACTATGCGAGCGGCTGGATCCTGGAAGGGCTGCTCCGGGACACGTTCGCGTGGCCCATGCCGGCCGACCGGCCGCTCACGCTCATACCCGCCACCGACATCGGCGCGTTCGCCGCACTGGTCCTTCAGCGACGCGACGAGTTCGCCGGCCGCCGCATCGACATAGCTTCCGACGAGCGCACCCCTGCCGAGATGGCGAAGATCCTCGCCGATGCCATCGGCCGCCCGATCGGCCACCAGGAGGTACCCCTGGCCTACGTACGGACCCGGTCCGAAGACCTGGCCGCCATGTTCGAGTACTTCACCACCTCTGGCCTCGACGTAGACGTGGCCGGGCTGCGCCGTGACCATCCCGAAGTCGGCTGGCACAGCTTCACCGACTGGGCCGTGGACCAGGACTGGTCCACCCTCCTGGCCGGCGCCGACGCTACGTGA
- a CDS encoding serine hydrolase domain-containing protein produces the protein MPHTSPADRPVPRLRRVASVTVTVTVTVTAVAAALLAGLAPAATAAGEESPAARATASGRHPDRAQLQARLNAIQEAGVYGVYSAVRDGRDRFDGAAGLADLSVGIPTRPDLRHRVGSVTKTFTAVAVLQQSAKGRVGLDRPVADYVPELLPGERGRKVTVRMLLNHTSGIDDYIADAFPSLKKGTTESLDDHRFRTVRPAELIGYGVARPQLFEPGTDWTYSNTNYLLLGEVLRKVTGQDPERLITQDVIRRAGLRDTYFPGTDPHIRGAHARMYESFFGLIDPPRDYSVYNMTWAGTAGALVSTPQDLNAFYRTLLTGNLLPRHQLDEMRTAVDVRDEKGSLIMRYGLGIYTMDTPCGPAWGHDGGVWGAGTWALSSPDGTRQFAIGYNLMKYQRLNEDGTAFVPHPADAALRDYRDRSLCGATAPRATDPAAKNRPAEALPMGVPAADGPASALRALPPAVATLPGLLAGPLR, from the coding sequence GTGCCCCACACCTCTCCTGCAGACCGACCCGTACCGCGCCTGCGCCGCGTTGCCTCCGTCACCGTCACCGTCACCGTCACCGTCACCGCCGTCGCCGCAGCCCTGCTCGCGGGCCTCGCTCCGGCGGCCACCGCCGCCGGCGAGGAGTCGCCGGCCGCTCGTGCCACGGCGTCGGGCCGGCACCCCGACCGCGCTCAGCTGCAGGCGAGGCTGAACGCCATCCAGGAGGCGGGCGTGTACGGCGTCTACTCCGCGGTCCGCGACGGACGCGATCGCTTCGACGGAGCCGCCGGCCTCGCCGACCTTTCCGTCGGCATACCGACCCGCCCCGACCTCCGGCACCGCGTCGGCAGCGTCACCAAGACCTTCACCGCCGTCGCCGTGCTCCAGCAGTCCGCGAAGGGCCGGGTGGGCCTGGACCGGCCGGTCGCGGACTACGTGCCCGAACTCCTGCCCGGCGAGCGCGGCCGCAAGGTGACCGTACGCATGCTCCTCAACCACACCAGCGGCATCGACGACTACATCGCGGACGCCTTCCCCTCCCTCAAGAAGGGCACCACGGAGAGCCTGGACGACCACCGGTTCCGCACGGTACGGCCCGCCGAGCTGATCGGGTACGGGGTGGCCCGGCCGCAGCTGTTCGAACCCGGTACCGACTGGACCTACTCCAACACCAACTACCTGCTGTTGGGCGAGGTGCTCCGCAAGGTGACCGGCCAGGACCCGGAACGACTGATCACCCAGGACGTGATCCGGCGGGCCGGCTTGCGGGACACCTACTTCCCCGGCACCGACCCGCACATCCGCGGCGCCCATGCGCGCATGTACGAGAGCTTCTTCGGGCTAATCGACCCGCCGCGCGACTACAGCGTCTACAACATGACCTGGGCCGGCACCGCGGGCGCCCTCGTCTCCACACCGCAGGACCTCAACGCCTTCTACCGCACCCTGCTGACCGGCAACCTGCTGCCGCGCCACCAGCTGGACGAGATGCGCACCGCTGTCGACGTCAGGGACGAAAAGGGTTCCTTGATCATGCGCTACGGCCTCGGCATCTACACCATGGACACGCCCTGCGGCCCGGCCTGGGGGCACGACGGGGGCGTCTGGGGCGCCGGTACGTGGGCACTGTCCAGCCCGGACGGCACCCGGCAGTTCGCCATCGGCTACAACCTGATGAAGTACCAGCGCCTCAACGAGGACGGCACCGCCTTCGTCCCGCACCCGGCCGACGCCGCCCTGAGGGACTATCGGGACCGGTCCCTTTGCGGTGCCACCGCACCGCGCGCAACGGACCCGGCCGCGAAGAACCGTCCCGCCGAGGCCTTGCCCATGGGCGTCCCGGCGGCTGACGGCCCGGCCTCCGCCCTCCGTGCACTGCCCCCGGCCGTCGCGACGCTTCCCGGACTGCTGGCGGGCCCCCTTCGCTGA
- a CDS encoding helix-turn-helix transcriptional regulator, which translates to MLDTSARLLRLLSLLQAPRAWPGSELAERLGVSGRTVRNDIERLRDLGYPVDATRGTTGGYRLGAGAAMPPLLLDDEEAVAVTIALRTAMQGAVPGTEETSLRALTKLEQVLPSRLRRRVRTLMAYTVAVPADRPVPAVSADVLTTLVSACRDQERLRFDYLDHAGSPTRRIVEPYRAVNWGRRWYLVAWDVEREDWRTFRIDRIQPRTPTGPRFTPREPPGGDVAAYVALRVSGAAWRHHARVTVHAPAAAVAERINPAVGTVEALDADTCVLVTGADTVQTLAAYLGMLDFDFDVTEPPELVTHLRGLADRYARSTGERPLR; encoded by the coding sequence ATGCTCGATACCTCCGCACGCTTGCTGCGTCTGCTCTCCCTGCTGCAGGCCCCGAGGGCCTGGCCTGGATCCGAACTGGCCGAGCGCCTCGGGGTGAGCGGCCGCACCGTCCGCAACGACATCGAACGGCTGCGCGACCTCGGCTATCCCGTGGACGCCACGCGCGGAACCACCGGCGGATACCGGCTGGGCGCCGGCGCCGCCATGCCCCCGCTGCTGCTCGACGACGAGGAGGCCGTCGCCGTGACGATCGCGCTGCGCACCGCCATGCAGGGAGCCGTCCCCGGAACGGAGGAGACCTCGCTGCGGGCGCTGACCAAGCTGGAGCAGGTACTGCCTTCCCGGCTGCGCCGCCGAGTACGGACCCTCATGGCGTACACCGTGGCCGTGCCGGCGGACCGTCCGGTTCCGGCCGTGTCCGCAGACGTACTGACCACCCTCGTATCCGCCTGCCGCGACCAGGAGCGGCTCCGCTTCGACTACCTGGACCACGCGGGCTCGCCCACCCGCCGCATCGTGGAGCCGTACCGGGCGGTGAACTGGGGGCGTCGCTGGTACCTGGTGGCATGGGACGTGGAGCGGGAGGACTGGCGGACCTTCCGGATCGACCGGATCCAGCCCCGCACTCCGACCGGACCGCGCTTCACCCCGCGCGAACCGCCCGGCGGCGACGTGGCCGCGTACGTCGCGCTACGGGTGTCGGGCGCAGCCTGGCGCCACCACGCACGCGTGACCGTGCACGCCCCGGCGGCAGCGGTGGCCGAGCGGATCAATCCCGCGGTCGGCACGGTCGAGGCGCTCGACGCCGATACCTGCGTTCTGGTCACCGGCGCCGACACGGTGCAGACCCTCGCCGCCTACCTGGGCATGCTCGACTTCGACTTCGACGTCACGGAACCCCCGGAACTGGTCACCCACCTCCGCGGCCTCGCGGACCGCTACGCGCGCTCGACAGGGGAGCGACCGCTCCGCTGA
- a CDS encoding epoxide hydrolase family protein: protein MENSSNTDARIHPFRIEVPQVELDDLRDRLARTRWGSEIPGAGWSRGVPTDYLKALAAYWADGFDWRKAEAELNEFPQFTTEIDGQNIHFLQVRSQRPDAVPLLLLHDWPCSFVQFADVIRPLTEDFHVIVTSTPGTGFSGPLGEAGWNTGRVAGAFVELMSRLGYDSYGVQGTGGGAWIAAEMGRQVPDRVLGVHVNGLVTFPSGDPAEFDGLTASEQERLARLENFQQDKMGFNAIQSTRPQTLAYGLHDSPVGQLAWITEKFKEWTDPAAELPEDAVGRDRLLTNVSVYWFSGTAGPSANLYYESGHDPSAWAPKPRGTVPTGVAVALPTDIAIRRFAERDHNVTHWTELERGGNFLSLEQPEAFVLDVRTFFASLDS, encoded by the coding sequence ATGGAGAACAGCAGCAACACCGACGCCCGGATCCACCCCTTCCGCATCGAGGTCCCGCAGGTCGAGCTCGACGACCTGCGCGACCGGCTGGCACGTACCCGCTGGGGCAGCGAGATCCCCGGCGCCGGCTGGAGCCGGGGCGTGCCCACGGACTACCTCAAGGCCCTGGCCGCGTACTGGGCCGACGGTTTCGACTGGCGCAAGGCGGAGGCGGAGCTCAACGAGTTCCCCCAGTTCACCACCGAGATCGACGGCCAGAACATCCACTTCCTGCAGGTCCGTTCGCAGCGTCCGGATGCCGTCCCGCTGCTCCTGCTGCACGACTGGCCCTGTTCCTTCGTGCAGTTCGCCGATGTCATCCGGCCGCTGACGGAGGACTTCCACGTCATCGTGACCTCGACCCCCGGCACGGGCTTCTCCGGTCCGCTGGGCGAGGCGGGGTGGAACACCGGGCGCGTCGCCGGCGCGTTCGTCGAGCTCATGAGCCGGCTCGGGTACGACTCCTACGGCGTCCAGGGGACGGGCGGTGGTGCCTGGATCGCCGCCGAGATGGGCCGGCAGGTACCCGACCGGGTCCTCGGCGTGCACGTCAACGGCCTGGTCACCTTCCCCTCCGGCGACCCGGCCGAATTCGACGGGCTGACCGCCTCCGAGCAGGAGCGGCTGGCCCGGCTGGAGAACTTCCAGCAGGACAAGATGGGCTTCAACGCCATCCAGTCCACCCGCCCCCAGACCCTCGCCTACGGGCTGCACGACTCGCCGGTCGGTCAACTCGCCTGGATCACCGAGAAGTTCAAGGAGTGGACCGACCCGGCCGCCGAGCTCCCCGAGGACGCCGTCGGGCGGGACCGCCTTCTGACTAATGTCAGCGTCTACTGGTTCAGCGGCACGGCGGGCCCCTCGGCGAACCTGTACTACGAGTCGGGCCACGACCCGAGCGCCTGGGCCCCGAAGCCGCGCGGCACCGTCCCGACCGGTGTGGCCGTCGCCCTGCCGACCGACATCGCCATCCGCCGCTTCGCCGAGCGCGACCACAACGTCACCCACTGGACCGAGTTGGAGCGGGGCGGCAACTTCCTGTCGCTGGAGCAGCCGGAGGCGTTCGTCCTCGACGTCCGCACCTTCTTCGCCTCGCTGGACAGCTGA
- a CDS encoding GNAT family N-acetyltransferase: MNSALPPGYEISTAPERLDHALIHQWLSQDAYWALGRPREKQDLAIAASLNFGLYDSASGVQAGYARVVTDQSTFAWLCDVYIDPTVRGKGLGTALVSAVKEHLAPYGLRRVLLATADAHAVYAEVGFEPMGEPEKWMVLGEQ, from the coding sequence ATGAACAGTGCCCTTCCGCCCGGTTATGAGATCTCCACCGCTCCCGAGCGCCTCGATCACGCGCTGATACACCAGTGGCTGTCGCAGGACGCGTACTGGGCCCTCGGCCGGCCCCGGGAGAAGCAGGACCTGGCCATTGCCGCGTCCCTGAACTTCGGCCTCTACGACAGCGCGTCCGGTGTGCAGGCCGGCTACGCCCGGGTGGTCACCGACCAGAGCACCTTCGCCTGGCTCTGCGACGTCTACATCGATCCCACCGTACGCGGCAAGGGCCTGGGCACCGCCCTGGTGAGTGCCGTCAAGGAGCACCTCGCCCCGTACGGGCTGCGCCGTGTCCTGCTGGCCACCGCAGACGCCCACGCGGTCTACGCCGAGGTGGGATTCGAACCGATGGGAGAGCCGGAGAAGTGGATGGTGCTCGGCGAGCAGTGA
- a CDS encoding GNAT family N-acetyltransferase, whose translation MNARTAPPSSGYGIRCARPAEARAVATLLAGAFADDPVMTWMVPGPAGRERRIAVYFKPAQRQQRPRAGGVRVAATGGGRLLASALWSGPGRWKTSAVKELAAMPYYARVFGTRRMPRAADVQNALHEVHPDAPHWYLSTLGTDPALQGAGIGSALVREQPAHCDRLGEPAYLESGKASDVPFHERFGFRVTHEIRLPDDGPTLWTMWREPGRGTGPVAGGRTRHPRR comes from the coding sequence ATGAACGCACGTACAGCGCCGCCTTCCTCCGGATACGGGATCCGGTGCGCGCGGCCGGCCGAAGCGCGCGCCGTCGCCACGCTCCTGGCCGGCGCCTTCGCCGACGACCCGGTCATGACGTGGATGGTCCCCGGCCCCGCCGGGCGGGAGCGCAGGATCGCCGTCTACTTCAAGCCGGCCCAGCGGCAGCAGCGGCCACGGGCCGGCGGTGTCCGGGTGGCCGCGACCGGTGGGGGTCGGCTCCTGGCCTCCGCGCTGTGGTCGGGGCCCGGCCGCTGGAAGACCTCCGCGGTAAAGGAACTGGCCGCCATGCCGTACTACGCACGCGTGTTCGGCACACGCCGGATGCCGAGGGCGGCGGACGTCCAGAACGCCCTGCACGAGGTCCACCCGGACGCGCCGCACTGGTATCTGTCGACCTTGGGAACGGACCCCGCGCTCCAGGGAGCGGGCATCGGTTCGGCCCTGGTTCGGGAGCAACCGGCCCACTGCGACCGGCTCGGGGAGCCCGCCTACCTGGAGTCCGGCAAGGCCTCGGACGTCCCCTTCCACGAACGGTTCGGCTTCCGCGTCACGCACGAGATCCGGCTGCCGGACGACGGGCCGACCCTCTGGACGATGTGGCGCGAGCCCGGCCGCGGAACGGGTCCCGTGGCCGGTGGGCGCACCCGCCACCCGCGTCGGTGA
- a CDS encoding glyoxalase produces MTSIESVTLEVADLTAADHFYTAFGLGTQVRLRASDAPTTGFRGFALSLTVAQPADVNAFVGAALDAGATTLKPASKSFWGYGGVVRAPDGTILKVATSEKKDSGPATRDIEKIVLLLGAADVAESRQFYVGQGLVVAKSFGRKYVEFAAGQGPVQLALYGRRALAKDVGVPADGTGSHRLVLGGGAGAFTDPDGYAWEAVATPAATA; encoded by the coding sequence ATGACTTCCATTGAATCCGTCACCCTCGAGGTGGCCGACCTCACGGCCGCCGACCACTTCTACACCGCCTTCGGTCTGGGCACGCAGGTGCGCCTGCGTGCCTCGGACGCGCCGACGACCGGTTTCCGCGGGTTCGCACTGTCGCTCACCGTGGCCCAGCCGGCCGACGTCAACGCCTTCGTCGGCGCCGCCCTCGACGCCGGCGCGACGACGCTCAAGCCCGCCTCGAAGTCGTTCTGGGGCTACGGCGGCGTCGTACGGGCCCCGGACGGGACGATCCTGAAGGTCGCGACCTCGGAGAAGAAGGACAGCGGGCCGGCCACCCGGGACATCGAGAAGATCGTCCTCCTGCTGGGAGCCGCCGACGTGGCCGAGAGCAGGCAGTTCTACGTCGGCCAGGGCCTTGTGGTGGCGAAGAGCTTCGGCCGCAAGTACGTCGAGTTCGCCGCCGGTCAGGGCCCCGTCCAGCTGGCGCTGTACGGGCGCCGCGCCCTCGCCAAGGACGTCGGCGTCCCCGCCGACGGCACCGGATCGCACCGTCTCGTCCTCGGTGGCGGTGCCGGGGCCTTCACGGACCCGGACGGGTATGCCTGGGAGGCCGTCGCAACCCCGGCGGCCACCGCCTGA
- a CDS encoding isoamylase early set domain-containing protein, translating to MLERKLRKDRTQVTFVLPADSPAGTVSVVGDFNDWQPGVHTLRPRKDGKRAVTVELPNESTHCFRYLAAGDYWFNDESAGDQEGPNSRLHT from the coding sequence ATGCTGGAGCGCAAGCTGCGCAAGGACCGTACCCAGGTGACCTTCGTCCTCCCCGCGGACAGCCCGGCCGGGACGGTGAGTGTGGTGGGCGACTTCAACGATTGGCAGCCCGGGGTCCACACCCTGCGGCCGCGCAAGGACGGCAAGCGTGCGGTCACCGTCGAGCTGCCCAACGAGAGCACGCACTGCTTCCGCTACCTGGCTGCCGGTGACTACTGGTTCAACGACGAGAGCGCGGGAGACCAGGAAGGCCCCAACAGCCGTCTGCACACCTGA
- a CDS encoding class II glutamine amidotransferase, which translates to MCRWLAYLGSPMLLDAVLYRPEHSLINQSLRSRLGVESTNGDGFGIGWYSGNGDGTPAVFRDIGPAWNNRNLRELAAHVRSSLFFAHVRASTGSAIQQTNCHPFRHGRWLWMHNGAVTDFHRLQRDLCMAVDPALFPSIEGSTDSEVMFYLAVTFGLDQDVPGAVARMAGLVEDLGRQHGVPNPLQMTVAVSDGERVWAFRYSSQGQSRSLYYSSRADTVRHLYPELDYLREVSDETRIVVSEPLGDLPGVWNELPEASYSVIPSARHTDYFPFQPKSP; encoded by the coding sequence ATGTGTCGCTGGCTCGCGTACCTGGGTTCGCCGATGCTGCTCGATGCGGTGCTCTACCGGCCGGAGCACTCGCTGATCAACCAGAGCCTCCGCTCGCGGCTGGGCGTCGAATCGACCAATGGCGACGGTTTCGGCATCGGCTGGTACAGCGGAAACGGCGACGGCACGCCGGCGGTCTTCCGTGACATCGGCCCCGCCTGGAACAACCGCAATCTGCGTGAGCTCGCCGCTCATGTGCGCTCCAGCCTGTTCTTCGCGCACGTCCGCGCCTCGACGGGCTCGGCGATCCAGCAGACCAACTGCCACCCGTTCCGTCACGGTCGCTGGCTGTGGATGCACAACGGCGCGGTCACGGACTTCCACCGGCTGCAACGGGACCTCTGCATGGCGGTCGACCCGGCGCTGTTCCCGTCCATCGAGGGCTCCACGGACTCCGAGGTGATGTTCTACCTGGCGGTCACGTTCGGCCTCGACCAGGACGTCCCGGGCGCCGTGGCCCGCATGGCGGGGCTGGTCGAGGACCTCGGAAGGCAGCACGGGGTGCCCAATCCGCTGCAGATGACGGTCGCGGTGAGCGACGGGGAGCGCGTCTGGGCGTTCAGGTACTCCAGCCAGGGCCAGTCCCGGTCGCTGTACTACAGCAGCAGGGCCGACACCGTACGACATCTCTATCCGGAACTGGACTACCTCCGCGAGGTCTCCGACGAGACGCGGATCGTGGTCTCGGAACCCCTGGGTGACCTGCCCGGCGTCTGGAACGAGCTGCCGGAGGCCAGCTATTCGGTGATCCCCTCCGCCCGGCACACGGACTACTTTCCGTTCCAGCCGAAATCGCCGTGA
- a CDS encoding DUF7144 family membrane protein: MGQPTPTGGNTGPAPGNAPLLPGSQRDGAGSTGTLFAAVLLLVTGCLAVFQGIAAIANDDVYARIGNYVFEFDLTAWGWIHLVLGIIVVLTGVGLIAGSNVARGAGIALASLSVIVNFLWLPYQPWWSIIIIAIDVFIIWALCTSWTHSTAPE; encoded by the coding sequence ATGGGTCAGCCGACACCGACCGGGGGGAACACCGGCCCTGCGCCGGGCAACGCTCCGCTGCTCCCCGGCAGCCAGCGCGATGGTGCGGGGAGCACGGGCACGCTGTTCGCCGCGGTCCTCCTCCTCGTGACCGGTTGCCTTGCGGTCTTCCAGGGCATCGCGGCCATCGCCAATGACGACGTCTACGCGCGCATCGGCAACTACGTCTTCGAATTCGACCTGACGGCATGGGGCTGGATCCATCTCGTCCTCGGCATCATCGTCGTGCTCACCGGAGTGGGCCTGATCGCCGGCTCGAACGTGGCCCGGGGCGCGGGCATCGCCCTCGCCAGCCTCAGCGTGATCGTCAACTTCCTGTGGCTGCCGTACCAGCCCTGGTGGTCCATCATCATCATCGCGATCGACGTGTTCATCATCTGGGCCCTGTGCACGAGTTGGACGCACTCGACCGCGCCGGAGTGA